One Setaria italica strain Yugu1 chromosome I, Setaria_italica_v2.0, whole genome shotgun sequence DNA window includes the following coding sequences:
- the LOC101769112 gene encoding cyclin-P4-1 — protein sequence MAECEELVESGGGAEDMPRVVAALAGILERVAERNDAAAAAELSAAVAPASAFRATTKPGISVRAYMARIARFAGCSPACYVVAYVYLDRLLRRGRRLALAVDSYSVHRLLITSVLAAVKFMDDICYNNAYFAKVGGITLAEMNYLEVDFLFGVGFDLNVAPETFADYCAVLQSELLCAEAPPPPLRLQHCCLSDDDDAAAGCSAQHQLAA from the exons ATGGCCGAGTGCGAGGAGCTGGTGgagagcggcggtggcgccgaggACATGCCGCGCGTGGTTGCCGCCCTCGCCGGCATCCTGGAGCGCGTCGCGGAGCgcaacgacgcggcggcggccgcggagctctcggccgccgtggcgccggcgtcggcgttcCGGGCGACGACCAAGCCGGGCATCTCGGTGCGCGCGTACATGGCGCGCATCGCCCGGTTCGCTGGGTGCAGCCCCGCGTGCTACGTCGTCGCCTACGTCTACCtcgaccgcctcctccgccgcgggcgACGACTGGCCCTGGCCGTGGACTCGTACAGCGTGCACCGCCTGCTCATCACctccgtgctcgccgccgtcaAGTTCATGGATGACAT ATGCTACAACAACGCCTACTTTGCCAAGGTCGGGGGCATCACCCTAGCGGAGATGAACTACCTGGAGGTGGACTTCCTGTTCGGCGTCGGCTTCGACCTCAACGTCGCGCCGGAGACGTTCGCCGACTACTGCGCCGTGCTGCAGTCCGAGCTGCTGTGCGCGGaggctcccccgccgccgctcaggCTGCAGCACTGCTGcctctccgacgacgacgacgccgccgccggatgcAGCGCCCAGCATCAGCTCGCTGCATGA
- the LOC101769515 gene encoding probable WRKY transcription factor 12 yields MQAYMEGGQLGACLPSFLVPDHYAFPLPLPLQLPSQPNKLLQMPFDQEESENHGVMLSSDHCGLYQLPALPLGCSGAASAVACGGKPTADFMPSTVGADEVCTSLTKGCNDSASTWWKGSAPTMADRGKMKVRRKMREPRFCFQTRSDVDVLDDGYKWRKYGQKVVKNSLHPRSYFRCTHSNCRVKKRVERLSTDCRMVMTTYEGRHTHSPCSDDAASGDHTDCFSSF; encoded by the exons ATGCAGGCATATATGGAGGGAGGCCAGCtgggggcttgccttcctagcTTCCTCGTGCCGGATCACTACGCcttccctcttcctctcccacTTCAACTACCGAGCCAACCAAACAAGCTTCTCCAGATGCCGTTTGACCAGGAAGAGTCCGAGAACCATGGCGTGATGCTCTCCTCCGACCATTGTGGCCTATATCAGCTGCCGGCACTGCCGTTGGGCTGCTCTGGAGCTGCCTCGGCCGTCGCCTGCGGTGGGAAGCCTACTGCTGATTTCATGCCCAGTACTGTTGGTGCTGATGAG GTGTGCACCTCGTTGACAAAAGGTTGCAACGATAGTGCTAGCACATG GTGGAAGGGCTCGGCGCCTACGATGGCGGATAGAGGGAAGATGAaggtgaggaggaagatgagggagccGAGGTTCTGTTTCCAGACCAGAAGCGACGTGGATGTGCTGGATGATGGCTACAAGTGGAGGAAGTACGGGCAGAAGGTTGTCAAGAACAGCCTCCATCCGAG GAGCTATTTCCGGTGCACCCACAGCAACTGCCGCGTGAAGAAGCGGGTGGAGCGGCTGTCGACGGACTGCCGCATGGTGATGACCACGTACGAGGGCCGCCACACGCACTCTCCCTGCAGCGACGACGCCGCCTCCGGCGACCACACCGACTGCTTCAGCTCCTTCTGA